From the genome of Pelosinus fermentans DSM 17108:
GGCGCTGCTTACTATGGTGATCCAACGATTGAAGGGTATCTCAAACCCTTAGGCGACATGTTTATCCGGTTGATTAAAATGATTGTGGTACCCATCGTGGTTTCCTCCCTGATTGTTGGAATTGCGGGTGTTGGTGATGCCAAGAAGCTTGGGAAAATAGGCGGTAAAACTATTCTTTTTTTCGAAATTGTCACAACGATAGCCATTGTTATGGGACTTATCATTGCCAACGTAGTGAAACCCGGAATTGGCATTGAAAACAGCGGCACTCTTGCTAAAACGAATATTGCCAATTATGTGAATACTGCGGAAAATATGAGTCAGCATAGTTTTGCCGATACCTTTGTTAATATTGTTCCTACGAATGTGTTTGATGTACTGGCTAAGGGTGATTTACTGGCGATTATATTTTTCTCCGTTATGTTTGGTTTAGGAGTAGCAGCGATTGGAGAAAAAGGAAAACCTGTTCTTAAGCTTTGCGAAGGAATTGCAGAAACCATGTTTTGGGTGACGAACCAAATCATGAAATTTGCACCCTTTGGTGTATTTGCTTTAATTGGCTCAACCGTTGCTAAATTTGGTCTTCAATCTTTGATTCCTCTGGGGAAACTGGTTATTACAGTTTATGGAGCGATGTTTGTATTTGTATTCGTGGTACTGGGCGGGATTGCCAAACTTTATGGTCTGAGCATCATGAATTTTATTAAGGTACTGAAGGATGAATTAATTCTTGCTTACACAACAGCAAGTTCAGAAGCTGTTCTGCCTAATATTATGTTGAAAATGGAAAAAATGGGCTGTCCCAAGTCGATTACAACGTTTGTAATTCCTACAGGTTATTCATTTAATCTAACTGGTTCGACCCTTTATCAGGCAGTTGCTGCTATTTTCTTAGCCCAATTATATGGTATTGATTTGTCCATTCGCAGTCAAATTGACTTGATGCTGGTACTTATGCTTACCTCTAAAGGCATAGCAGGTGTGCCGGGCGCATCCTTTGTTGTATTATTAGCAACCCTTGGTACCGTAGGAATTCCAGCAGAAGGATTGGCCTTTATTGCAGGGGTTGATCGCTTTATGGACATGGCAAGAACGGTTGTCAATGTTATTGGAAATGCATTAGCTGCGGTAGTAATTTCTAAATTGGAACATCAATACGATACTAAAAAAGAAGAAG
Proteins encoded in this window:
- a CDS encoding cation:dicarboxylate symporter family transporter — its product is MKKIKFGLGSQILVGLILGVAVGAAYYGDPTIEGYLKPLGDMFIRLIKMIVVPIVVSSLIVGIAGVGDAKKLGKIGGKTILFFEIVTTIAIVMGLIIANVVKPGIGIENSGTLAKTNIANYVNTAENMSQHSFADTFVNIVPTNVFDVLAKGDLLAIIFFSVMFGLGVAAIGEKGKPVLKLCEGIAETMFWVTNQIMKFAPFGVFALIGSTVAKFGLQSLIPLGKLVITVYGAMFVFVFVVLGGIAKLYGLSIMNFIKVLKDELILAYTTASSEAVLPNIMLKMEKMGCPKSITTFVIPTGYSFNLTGSTLYQAVAAIFLAQLYGIDLSIRSQIDLMLVLMLTSKGIAGVPGASFVVLLATLGTVGIPAEGLAFIAGVDRFMDMARTVVNVIGNALAAVVISKLEHQYDTKKEEEILRKIA